In Akkermansia muciniphila, one DNA window encodes the following:
- a CDS encoding peptide-methionine (R)-S-oxide reductase yields MNQEERRHWASWIGVIAEGVAGVMAVNGGIPASRDVPDPGPSQTRRPLTETEKRIIEHQGTEPPFSGEFVSFFEPGIYSCRKCGALLFRSEDKFDAGCGWPCFDDSLPDAVTSVHAGYGRRTEITCARCGGHLGHIFNGERLTPKNARYCVNSLSLEFRAAPLPMLADVPR; encoded by the coding sequence ATGAATCAGGAAGAGCGGAGACACTGGGCATCATGGATAGGAGTGATTGCGGAAGGCGTGGCTGGAGTCATGGCCGTGAATGGGGGAATTCCCGCCTCCCGGGACGTGCCCGACCCCGGCCCTTCCCAAACGCGCCGCCCCCTCACGGAAACGGAAAAACGCATTATCGAACACCAGGGAACGGAACCGCCCTTCTCCGGGGAATTCGTCAGTTTCTTTGAGCCGGGCATCTATTCCTGCCGCAAATGCGGTGCGCTCCTGTTCCGGTCGGAAGACAAATTCGATGCCGGTTGCGGCTGGCCCTGTTTTGATGATTCCCTACCGGACGCCGTCACAAGCGTCCATGCGGGCTACGGGCGGCGCACGGAGATCACATGCGCCCGCTGCGGAGGCCATCTGGGGCATATTTTCAATGGCGAACGCCTGACGCCGAAGAATGCGCGCTACTGCGTCAACTCCCTTTCCCTGGAATTCCGGGCCGCACCTCTTCCGATGTTGGCGGATGTCCCCCGTTAA
- the dinB gene encoding DNA polymerase IV, producing the protein MNQRKIIHVDMDAFYASIEQRDHPEYRGKPIAVGRPEMRGVVAAASYEARRFGVRSAMPSMKALKLCPQLIFTRNRMEVYKTVSAQIHAIFHRYTDLVEPLSLDEAFLDVTENKPGIPLAVDIARRIKKEIRQELRLTASAGVSYNKFLAKIASDYRKPDGLFTIHPSRAEKFIAALPIEAFWGVGRATAERMRALSITNGAQLRARDKDFLVRHFGKIGALFYNFARGVDDRPVEPSRIRKSVGCEETYRENVTREEAQEQHLPLLAEELARRLARAGFRGNTLTLKVKFPDFVQKTRCTTVPETLTEKEDILPLARTLMEELDSGDRTFRLLGLSVSHPQEEQRQGIWEQLWLELEY; encoded by the coding sequence ATGAACCAGAGAAAAATCATCCATGTGGATATGGATGCCTTTTACGCGTCCATCGAACAGCGGGACCATCCCGAATACCGCGGCAAACCTATCGCCGTAGGCCGGCCGGAAATGCGCGGCGTGGTGGCGGCGGCCAGCTATGAAGCGCGCCGCTTCGGCGTGCGTTCCGCCATGCCCTCCATGAAGGCGCTCAAGCTTTGCCCCCAGTTGATTTTCACCCGCAACCGCATGGAAGTGTACAAGACCGTCTCCGCGCAGATACACGCCATCTTTCACCGTTATACGGACCTGGTGGAACCACTCTCCCTGGATGAAGCCTTTCTGGACGTCACGGAAAACAAGCCGGGCATTCCGCTGGCCGTCGACATTGCGAGGAGGATTAAAAAGGAAATCCGCCAGGAACTTCGCCTGACGGCTTCCGCCGGCGTTTCCTACAACAAATTCCTGGCAAAAATCGCCTCTGATTACCGCAAGCCGGACGGCCTGTTCACAATCCATCCATCCCGGGCGGAGAAATTCATCGCGGCCCTTCCCATTGAAGCTTTCTGGGGAGTCGGCCGCGCCACCGCCGAACGCATGCGCGCTCTTTCCATCACCAACGGGGCACAGCTCCGGGCACGGGACAAGGACTTCCTGGTGCGGCATTTCGGCAAGATAGGAGCCCTCTTCTACAACTTCGCCCGCGGTGTGGACGACCGCCCCGTGGAACCTTCCCGCATCCGCAAATCCGTAGGTTGTGAAGAGACCTACCGGGAAAACGTCACCAGGGAGGAAGCGCAGGAACAGCACCTCCCCCTGCTGGCGGAAGAACTCGCAAGGCGCCTGGCGCGCGCCGGCTTCCGGGGAAACACCCTTACCCTGAAGGTTAAATTCCCGGACTTTGTCCAAAAGACCCGCTGCACGACCGTTCCGGAAACGCTGACGGAAAAGGAGGACATCCTCCCCCTGGCGCGGACCCTGATGGAAGAACTGGATTCCGGAGACCGTACATTCCGCCTTCTGGGGCTGTCCGTCTCCCATCCCCAGGAAGAACAGCGGCAGGGCATCTGGGAACAGCTCTGGCTGGAGCTGGAGTATTAA
- a CDS encoding NTP/NDP exchange transporter: MPRGMKERLCRSLEKALHVEPRELPAAAGGIVLFFLLFLAYSMLRPVRETMGIAGGVQNLQWLFTATFAASIGIQFLFGWASSKVRRKAILPWTYGFFILNLVVFAALVLACPGNIWTARSFYVWLSVFNLLTVSVAWSVLSDVMKPGQMKRLFALIASGSSLGAIVGPAVTAALAGVAGHLWLFLAAAVFLALAMLAGMYLHRWRDRTSPEGAGVGIPLPADCRERPLGGNPFAGASAVFRSPFLMGIGLFIILLAGTNTFLYFELMSVVASSFPDPVRQTQVFGVLDAVVQGCTMLLQVFLAGRIVRKFGLAALLAAVPVLISLGFVWMAFAPVFAVVAIVMAVRRIGEYGMVRPGREMLNSVLSPEEKYKAKSFIDTVLYRGGDAVSAWLKSFFNVLGSHSPWAMLAGAAISLLWAATGFLLAHRFRKMAGVQGKE, translated from the coding sequence ATGCCCAGAGGAATGAAGGAACGCCTGTGCCGGAGTCTGGAAAAGGCGCTGCATGTGGAACCCCGTGAATTGCCTGCCGCAGCGGGGGGAATTGTTCTGTTTTTCCTGCTGTTCCTGGCCTATTCCATGTTAAGGCCGGTCCGGGAGACGATGGGCATTGCCGGAGGCGTTCAGAATTTGCAGTGGCTTTTTACGGCTACTTTTGCCGCTTCCATAGGGATCCAGTTTTTATTTGGGTGGGCATCCTCAAAAGTGCGGAGAAAGGCCATTCTTCCGTGGACGTACGGTTTTTTCATTCTTAACCTGGTGGTTTTTGCGGCGCTTGTGCTGGCATGCCCGGGAAATATCTGGACGGCCCGTTCGTTTTATGTGTGGCTGTCCGTATTTAACCTGCTTACCGTTTCCGTGGCGTGGAGCGTGCTGTCGGACGTCATGAAGCCGGGGCAGATGAAACGCCTGTTTGCCCTGATTGCCAGCGGAAGCAGCCTTGGGGCCATTGTGGGGCCGGCGGTGACGGCCGCCCTTGCCGGCGTGGCCGGCCATCTGTGGCTGTTTCTTGCTGCCGCTGTTTTTCTGGCGCTGGCGATGCTGGCGGGAATGTATTTGCACCGCTGGCGTGACAGGACTTCCCCGGAAGGAGCGGGTGTGGGGATTCCTCTTCCGGCCGACTGCCGGGAACGCCCTCTGGGAGGGAATCCTTTTGCCGGGGCGTCTGCCGTGTTCCGGTCTCCCTTCCTGATGGGCATCGGGCTGTTCATTATCCTGCTGGCCGGGACCAACACGTTCCTGTATTTTGAGCTGATGAGCGTTGTAGCGTCTTCCTTCCCTGATCCGGTGCGCCAGACGCAGGTATTCGGAGTACTGGACGCCGTTGTTCAGGGGTGTACCATGCTGCTTCAGGTATTTCTGGCGGGGCGTATTGTTCGGAAATTCGGATTGGCGGCATTGCTGGCGGCTGTCCCCGTTCTTATTTCCCTGGGTTTTGTCTGGATGGCTTTCGCTCCGGTATTTGCCGTCGTGGCCATAGTGATGGCGGTACGCCGCATCGGGGAATACGGAATGGTGCGTCCCGGCCGTGAAATGCTGAATTCCGTATTGTCCCCTGAAGAAAAATACAAGGCCAAGAGCTTTATTGATACGGTCCTTTACCGTGGCGGCGACGCCGTCAGCGCATGGCTGAAGAGCTTCTTTAACGTGTTGGGCTCCCATTCCCCGTGGGCCATGCTGGCCGGAGCCGCCATTTCCCTGCTTTGGGCGGCCACCGGCTTCCTGCTTGCGCACAGGTTCCGGAAGATGGCCGGAGTTCAGGGAAAGGAATAA
- a CDS encoding PEP-CTERM sorting domain-containing protein (PEP-CTERM proteins occur, often in large numbers, in the proteomes of bacteria that also encode an exosortase, a predicted intramembrane cysteine proteinase. The presence of a PEP-CTERM domain at a protein's C-terminus predicts cleavage within the sorting domain, followed by covalent anchoring to some some component of the (usually Gram-negative) cell surface. Many PEP-CTERM proteins exhibit an unusual sequence composition that includes large numbers of potential glycosylation sites. Expression of one such protein has been shown restore the ability of a bacterium to form floc, a type of biofilm.): MKKTLITLIALAGIAHADFTWNGGSDITQQLWQTESSWIISESDSWPAAGTGPGTPQSNAWSLISVSNASGSITQLEGWTLKLALSNGSDLTVGNVKKFQGGCSIDIDQSSALTINGFSGGNDGEITTLNNYGTFNLAYSKSQGGGGFNVNLGATGVMNLTSSNGNSYNARIASLTATLTLDGGTASGVTADGHQILTRNLVSLGDNMSFDGTNTSLEMLSGIAGVDTLTAVDDLTNAEVGSYMVTKNGDGYSVSYVVPEPAAASLSLLGLVGLAMRRRRK; encoded by the coding sequence ATGAAGAAGACACTCATTACGCTCATTGCTCTGGCGGGAATAGCTCATGCCGATTTCACATGGAATGGCGGCAGTGACATTACCCAGCAGCTTTGGCAGACAGAATCCAGCTGGATTATCAGCGAGTCAGATTCCTGGCCGGCAGCCGGAACCGGCCCCGGCACGCCCCAATCCAATGCCTGGTCTCTTATTTCCGTTTCCAATGCGAGCGGTTCCATCACCCAGCTGGAAGGCTGGACATTGAAGCTTGCCCTCAGCAACGGCTCGGATTTGACCGTAGGGAACGTCAAGAAATTCCAAGGGGGCTGTTCTATTGACATTGATCAGTCATCTGCGCTGACCATCAATGGTTTTAGCGGCGGCAACGACGGCGAGATCACGACGTTGAACAACTACGGCACCTTTAACCTGGCTTATTCCAAGAGCCAGGGAGGTGGAGGCTTTAACGTCAATTTGGGAGCCACGGGCGTGATGAACCTTACTTCTTCCAACGGTAATTCATACAATGCCAGGATAGCAAGCCTGACTGCTACGCTGACTCTTGACGGAGGCACCGCCAGCGGAGTAACCGCCGACGGACATCAAATCCTGACCCGGAATCTGGTTTCCCTGGGGGATAATATGTCTTTTGACGGCACGAACACTTCCCTGGAAATGCTCAGCGGCATTGCAGGCGTTGATACCCTCACTGCGGTGGACGATTTGACTAATGCCGAAGTAGGTTCTTATATGGTTACCAAGAATGGGGACGGGTACAGCGTTTCCTATGTGGTTCCCGAACCTGCAGCGGCTTCCCTGAGCCTGCTGGGCCTGGTTGGCCTGGCGATGCGCCGCCGCCGCAAGTAA
- a CDS encoding phage portal protein, with product MKAGNVQILDQFGRPFSSRPIYKSGSYDDGLQRLPNYLKEPEQLSGSLTRKNLISASRLLYKNNGVVKGAVNMKAEYSIGKAFLFKSLCKNPEVAAKYDEYIKAFYKVACVNGKNFHSLLYLISTAIDIDGDCFVMLTESKTGFPQLQFIRANRVCSPKNGLIDSGKYKGLNVLHGVITNRMGREIAYWLDGDEPGGGEIIPASSILHIVDDDFLSTCRGEPLFSHGLKEFRYIDDINTAELGAMKIASQIALVKKNETGEVDITQAYAKPSNNGEVLIRNTGDKQIVFLKSEDSLDSLKIERPSPNYMSFSERLLKGVLSGVGVPYDIVVNPDSSGVGNRMSLSKFDNTTRDRATLLEDAARLLVQYILAVGIQREDIPHAEGWWNMMFSRAKRPSVDMGRDSNSQLKEYNAGIKNLTEICEENGTQVEDHLRIRAREAAIAEKLRREAEAEFGVEISPDYIRKF from the coding sequence ATGAAAGCAGGAAATGTCCAGATTTTGGATCAGTTCGGCCGGCCGTTTTCAAGCCGCCCCATTTACAAGAGCGGCAGTTATGATGACGGGCTGCAGCGGCTTCCGAATTATCTCAAAGAACCGGAACAGCTTTCCGGGAGCCTTACCCGGAAGAACCTCATTTCCGCGTCCCGTCTGTTGTACAAGAACAACGGCGTTGTAAAAGGCGCCGTGAACATGAAGGCTGAATACTCTATCGGGAAAGCGTTTCTGTTCAAATCTCTGTGCAAGAATCCGGAAGTTGCGGCGAAGTATGACGAGTACATCAAGGCGTTTTACAAAGTTGCATGCGTGAACGGAAAGAATTTTCACTCGCTCCTGTATCTGATCTCCACCGCCATCGACATTGATGGGGATTGCTTTGTAATGTTGACGGAAAGCAAGACGGGGTTTCCTCAACTGCAATTTATCCGGGCAAACCGTGTTTGCTCTCCTAAAAATGGCCTTATTGACTCCGGAAAATATAAGGGATTGAACGTGCTGCACGGCGTCATAACCAATCGCATGGGACGTGAAATCGCTTATTGGTTGGACGGCGACGAACCAGGGGGAGGTGAAATCATCCCGGCATCCTCAATACTTCATATCGTGGATGACGACTTTCTTTCCACCTGCCGGGGCGAGCCTCTCTTCTCTCATGGCCTCAAGGAATTCCGATACATTGATGATATCAATACAGCCGAACTTGGGGCCATGAAGATTGCGTCACAAATTGCCCTGGTAAAAAAGAACGAAACGGGAGAAGTTGACATAACGCAGGCTTATGCCAAACCGTCCAATAATGGGGAGGTGCTCATCCGTAATACTGGTGATAAGCAAATTGTATTTTTGAAGTCTGAAGATTCCCTTGACTCCCTGAAGATTGAGCGCCCCTCTCCGAACTACATGAGTTTTTCAGAACGGCTTCTGAAGGGCGTTTTATCCGGGGTGGGCGTGCCCTATGATATCGTGGTCAATCCGGACTCAAGCGGCGTTGGGAACAGAATGTCTCTGTCCAAATTTGACAATACCACGCGAGATCGGGCCACGCTGCTTGAAGATGCTGCCAGACTGCTTGTACAGTATATCTTGGCCGTAGGTATCCAGCGGGAGGACATCCCGCACGCGGAAGGCTGGTGGAACATGATGTTCAGCCGCGCCAAGCGTCCAAGCGTAGACATGGGCCGCGACTCCAACAGCCAGTTGAAAGAGTACAACGCCGGTATTAAAAACCTCACAGAAATCTGTGAGGAAAACGGAACGCAGGTTGAGGACCATTTGAGAATACGTGCCAGGGAAGCCGCCATTGCGGAGAAGTTGCGCCGTGAAGCTGAAGCAGAATTTGGAGTAGAAATCTCTCCGGATTATATCAGGAAGTTTTAA
- a CDS encoding S49 family peptidase has product MIDVIGPLYGDGVPLNEVLGGTNYQSIVKEIKGAAGNIDEVVFIFDSPGGDVQGCHETAELIKSLPVETVAYVKGMCCFAAYYLASACDQVVVTETALVGSIGTVISLWNAKSEEILTITNDDAVFKHPETPMNTEAIAYYRDLCNKIAGRFQEFVASGRPGLSADAFSGKVFVAEDAVSLGLIDDVIPWVDFPGVV; this is encoded by the coding sequence GTGATTGACGTGATTGGGCCTCTATACGGTGACGGCGTGCCGTTGAATGAAGTCTTGGGCGGCACGAATTATCAGTCCATCGTGAAGGAAATAAAGGGTGCTGCCGGGAACATTGATGAAGTTGTTTTCATTTTTGACTCTCCGGGAGGTGACGTGCAAGGCTGTCATGAAACAGCAGAATTGATTAAATCTCTGCCAGTGGAAACAGTGGCTTATGTCAAAGGCATGTGCTGCTTTGCCGCCTATTATTTGGCTTCCGCTTGTGATCAAGTGGTCGTGACGGAAACGGCGCTGGTTGGCAGTATCGGGACGGTCATCAGCCTGTGGAATGCCAAGAGTGAGGAAATATTGACCATCACGAATGATGATGCTGTTTTCAAGCATCCGGAAACCCCGATGAATACGGAGGCAATCGCCTATTACAGGGATTTGTGCAACAAGATCGCCGGGCGGTTTCAGGAATTTGTGGCTTCAGGACGTCCCGGTTTATCTGCGGATGCGTTTTCCGGCAAGGTTTTTGTGGCGGAAGATGCTGTTTCCTTGGGCCTGATTGATGATGTAATACCCTGGGTCGATTTTCCTGGAGTGGTATGA
- a CDS encoding tape measure protein — protein sequence MSAVKFKFSGDSLELLKELENIKEKIRETSGQAANMRVAKGGKTDVEGLGASFKKLLPAITAAGAAAAGFGAAWSAVKTGIKDAMDDEYMAVQLSSYTKNIESARDLQSQLDHLAANGVVSLDDLGKAAQNLAMHFRTNNTAIMSWSEVFADIAASGKISAEQLSNSWAKVMANGFADSRAINQLQNQGIPIIKALAEEVGVAERQVVELAKKREISADQYVNAMKKMRYAEFSGKNSALSNTTIGSWETLKATFENAMGDLVSDNVSKTAGLFQYLTARIEEASEVGFHFYAMNQENLSLFEIMLSRVQAGFAGLTGIFVNGKWENPYQEGSYDQRKNLIDYGSSDKIREEISKAKSNDEIELVQERLGKEWDDLIKQRGIRQNYIANDGVNSAEAKAEIEAIDRMIAARQELLEEIEEGVLWRENEKQSIKEIVENNQKEARAAADLNDAMEKLNETRDKANKQKPKKKQDDLSVDGLKKQLEDELAAVQHISLDDLEEELKLLEKEFQAGALDFNTATRYEKLLSVADSIREINAQLNKKNRAVNDVRQDAQEEIAIMQAELDGEKKKRRELEKQRDVRKEMQSLVKSGMNEHDALGLAEQKVSLTYKIEDKREREKKEKEDSRARAQEISDAFKTRFDAVQQTLSSVSRVRSGFGSLFNLVGKGDAGLSAAVDSLTKEVQTSNGYLRTIAEKAEKGGVALFS from the coding sequence ATGAGTGCCGTAAAATTTAAATTCTCCGGAGATTCTTTGGAATTGCTCAAAGAACTGGAGAACATTAAGGAAAAGATCCGCGAGACCTCGGGGCAGGCGGCAAATATGCGTGTTGCTAAGGGCGGTAAGACTGACGTAGAGGGATTGGGGGCGTCTTTCAAGAAGTTATTGCCTGCAATTACGGCTGCCGGCGCTGCCGCGGCAGGATTTGGGGCGGCATGGAGCGCTGTCAAAACAGGAATCAAGGACGCGATGGATGATGAATACATGGCGGTACAGTTATCTTCCTATACAAAAAATATTGAGTCGGCCAGGGATTTGCAGTCCCAGCTTGATCATCTGGCGGCAAATGGCGTTGTTAGCCTGGACGATTTAGGGAAAGCCGCGCAAAACCTGGCCATGCATTTCCGGACAAATAATACGGCTATCATGAGCTGGTCGGAAGTTTTTGCAGATATTGCCGCGTCCGGAAAGATTTCCGCAGAGCAGCTTTCCAATTCATGGGCGAAGGTGATGGCAAACGGATTTGCCGACTCACGGGCCATTAACCAGCTGCAGAATCAGGGCATTCCCATTATCAAGGCTTTGGCGGAAGAAGTGGGCGTGGCGGAAAGACAGGTTGTTGAGCTCGCCAAGAAGCGGGAAATTTCCGCTGACCAGTACGTGAACGCCATGAAGAAAATGCGTTACGCGGAATTTTCCGGGAAGAATTCCGCATTGTCTAATACGACCATCGGTTCATGGGAAACGCTCAAGGCGACTTTTGAAAATGCTATGGGGGATCTGGTGAGTGATAATGTCTCAAAAACGGCCGGGCTTTTTCAGTACCTGACAGCTCGAATAGAAGAGGCCTCCGAGGTTGGTTTTCATTTTTACGCCATGAATCAAGAGAATTTATCTCTTTTTGAGATCATGTTATCTAGAGTTCAGGCTGGTTTTGCTGGTCTTACAGGGATTTTTGTGAATGGGAAGTGGGAAAATCCATATCAAGAGGGGTCGTATGACCAAAGGAAAAATCTGATTGATTACGGTTCATCTGATAAAATCAGGGAAGAAATATCCAAGGCCAAAAGCAATGATGAAATTGAGCTTGTTCAGGAGCGGCTAGGTAAAGAATGGGATGATCTTATTAAACAGCGCGGCATCCGTCAGAATTATATTGCAAACGATGGCGTAAACAGTGCAGAAGCAAAGGCGGAAATTGAGGCTATTGACAGGATGATTGCCGCCCGTCAAGAACTTCTTGAGGAAATAGAAGAAGGAGTTTTGTGGAGGGAGAATGAGAAGCAATCAATTAAAGAGATCGTAGAAAACAATCAGAAGGAAGCGAGGGCTGCCGCTGATTTGAACGATGCAATGGAGAAGCTTAATGAAACAAGAGATAAAGCAAATAAGCAAAAGCCTAAAAAGAAACAGGATGATTTATCAGTCGATGGTCTAAAGAAACAGCTTGAAGACGAATTAGCCGCTGTTCAACATATTTCCTTGGATGATTTGGAAGAGGAATTGAAATTACTTGAAAAAGAATTCCAAGCAGGAGCTTTAGATTTTAATACAGCCACGAGATACGAAAAGCTGTTATCTGTTGCTGACTCCATCCGGGAAATTAACGCTCAATTAAATAAAAAGAACAGAGCCGTTAATGATGTGAGACAGGATGCGCAGGAAGAAATTGCCATCATGCAGGCCGAACTTGACGGCGAAAAGAAAAAACGTCGCGAACTGGAAAAGCAGCGGGATGTGCGGAAGGAAATGCAATCCCTCGTGAAAAGCGGCATGAATGAGCATGACGCCCTGGGGCTGGCGGAACAGAAGGTTTCTCTGACATACAAGATTGAGGACAAAAGGGAAAGGGAGAAAAAGGAAAAAGAGGATTCCAGGGCGCGGGCGCAGGAAATATCCGATGCGTTTAAAACACGGTTTGACGCAGTACAGCAGACGCTTTCAAGCGTATCCCGTGTGAGGTCTGGTTTCGGTTCCCTCTTTAACCTGGTGGGGAAGGGGGATGCCGGCCTTTCCGCTGCCGTGGACTCCCTCACAAAGGAAGTGCAGACTTCCAACGGATACCTCAGGACGATTGCGGAAAAGGCCGAGAAAGGCGGTGTTGCCCTCTTTAGCTGA